In Glycine max cultivar Williams 82 chromosome 7, Glycine_max_v4.0, whole genome shotgun sequence, a single window of DNA contains:
- the LOC102664585 gene encoding protein MAIN-LIKE 1-like has translation MWVFEALRFVYIIVRTRGLGHVLGTGRGRGISEDAHQADVPRRRRPTTSARRQWVRVHEDATQRPEDVSQLHKDVPHVSNATPEMTGAVDAVHIEGVATDGSLGSFARDEGFPCGLRDPSVLTGFAEHVAHSIWSGHEGPDLKLVSHGRKVDKIGRPAPEIEGMIAATGLSPLIRCSVITTDPGLISTFVKRWHRETNTFHLPVGELMITLDDMASLLHVPITGVLHKFEPLVTLDAIGLLTELLEVSHEEATAETR, from the exons ATGTGGGTGTTTGAGGCTTTAAGGTTTGTATAT ATCATAgttagaacacgaggtttaggtcaTGTGTTAGGAACTGGTAGAGGTAGAGGCATTAGTGAGGATGCGCATCAGGCTGATGTTCCTCGGCGTCGCAGGCCTACTACTTCAGCACGTAGGCAATGGGTTCGTGTGCATGAGGACGCTACACAGAGACCCGAGGATGTGTCTCAGTTGCATAAGGATGTTCCTCATGTGTCTAATGCTACCCCAGAGATGACAGGCGCCGTCGATGCTGTTCACATAGAGGGAGTGGCTACTGATGGGAGCTTGGGGTCATTTGCTAGAGATGAGGGATTCCCCTGTGGGCTACGTGACCCATCAGTTTTGACCGGTTTTGCTGAGCATGTCGCACACAGCATCTGGAGTGGACAT gaAGGACCCGATCTGAAGTTGGTATCCCATGGTAGAAAAGTAGATAAAATTGGGAGACCAGCGCCTGAGATCGAAGGCATGATTGCTGCCACCGGATTGAGTCCACTGATCAGGTGTTCTGTTATCACCACTGATCCTGGACTCATATCCACATTCGTCAAGAGGTGGCATCGTGAGACTAACACGTTCCACCTGCCAGTAGGCGAGTTGATGATCACGTTGGATGACATGGCGTCACTCCTACACGTTCCCATCACTGGCGTGCTGCATAAGTTTGAGCCGCTGGTTACTTTAGACGCGATTGGTCTACTGACGGAGCTTCTTGAGGTGAGTCATGAGGAGGCTACAGCTGAGACCCGATAG